Proteins encoded in a region of the Vicia villosa cultivar HV-30 ecotype Madison, WI linkage group LG5, Vvil1.0, whole genome shotgun sequence genome:
- the LOC131604100 gene encoding uncharacterized protein LOC131604100: protein MGGVSQIFYQYRFLRGDNPVKFIQVEIKDDEDMQNMFANHEYSGYDCIELYVTLPEVQPTQMVESQVIDALEDEQAEVDVVDEEEEAPEIEVDNLVNEESEDEPEVVVPPDQVHMPPAHMRNLNFDGDDKPSTDIFYDSYTQTDQRLKVGDKFRSKEACIMAIKRFHMANNVDFRVDRANVERYKIYCRNADCGFRLHASYRKRSDSWVIGYISQDHTCVNTNVSQDHRKLSYDIICQEILPLVEKDPSLKVKTLISHIVATYNYTPSYRKAWLAKTKAIEIVYGNWEDSYKRLPHFLYALQLYAPETITILETLPAQSPDGTCLQGNVIFHRLFWAFRPCVQGFSYCKPILQIDGTWLYRKYKGTMLMAVA from the coding sequence ATGGGTGGTGTATCCCAAATTTTTTACCAATATCGATTTCTTCGTGGGGACAACCCGGTCAAGTTTATCCAAGTTGAGatcaaagatgatgaagacatGCAGAATATGTTCGCCAATCATGAGTATTCTGGTTACGACTGCATAGAACTGTATGTTACTCTACCAGAAGTTCAACCAACACAAATGGTTGAGTCACAAGTCATTGACGCACTTGAAGACGAGCAAGCAGAGGTCGACGttgtagatgaagaagaagaagcaccggaAATAGAAGTTGATAACTTGGTCAACGAGGAAAGTGAGGACGAACCAGAAGTTGTTGTACCACCAGATCAAGTGCATATGCCTCCAGCGCACATGAGGAACTTAAATTTTGATGGGGATGACAAACCATCGACTGATATTTTCTATGATTCATACACTCAAACAGATCAACGGTTAAAAGTAGGAGACAAATTtcgttctaaggaggcatgtatcATGGCCATAAAAAGATTTCATATGGCAAACAATGTTGATTTTAGAGTTGACCGCGCCAACGTTGAGAGGTACAAAATTTATTGTAGAAACGCTGattgtggattcaggttgcatgcatcatacaggaagagaagtgattCATGGGTTATAGGATATATTTCCCAAGATCACACGTGTGTTAACACAAATGTTTCACAAGATCACCGTAAGCTAAGTTATGACATTATTTGTCAAGAAATCTTGCCTTTAGTTGAAAAAGATCCATCTTTAAAGGTGAAAACGCTAATCTCTCATATCGTTGCAACATACAATTACACTCCGTCTTATAGAAAGGCGTGGCTGGCGAAGACCAAAGCGATCGAAATTGTGTATGGAAATTGGGAGGATTCGTACAAACGACTCCCACATTTCTTATATGCGCTTCAACTTTATGCTCCTGAAACCATTACTATTTTAGAGACCCTTCCTGCGCAATCTCCAGACGGAACATGCCTTCAAGGAAATGTGATATTCCACAGGCTTTTCTGGGCTTTCCGCCCATGTGTTCAAGGATTTTCATATtgcaaaccaattcttcaaatagaTGGAACTTGGTTGTACAGAAAATATAAAGGCACCATGTTGATGGCTGTGGCTTAA